The region TCTCTCAGGCCGATGGATCGGACACGCGGGCCAAGGGCGGGACGGGCCTTGGGCTGAATATCACGCGACAGATCGTCTGGCGTCAGGGCGGCAACATCGGCTTTGAAAGCAAGCCGAGCGGGACCACGATTTTCTGGTTCACCTGCCCGCTGGCCACCGATGCCGAAGGGTATGACGTGCTGCCCGATGCCCGCACGTTCGAAGTGATCGACGGGACGAAAGACAACCTTAGGGTGTTGCACCTTGAGGATGACGAAGAATTTGCAGAGGTGCTGCGCGAAGGGTTGAGACCCTTTGCCGATGTGCAAAACGTCACGCGGTTGAACGAGGTCCACGATGCGCTGAGCGCGGGGCCGCTGGATGTGATTATCCTCGACTGGACCGTGCCAGATGGCGACGCCGCTGCCGTCCTGGACGATATCGCCGAGCTTCAGCCAAATGCGCGGGTGGTCGGGCTGACCTCTGACGCGGCGCGCGCGAGGGATAGCCGGGTGGGCACCCATCTGGTGAAATCGCAGACCGATCTGAACCACATTATCGAAAGTATTGTGGGTCCGACACAAAGAGCGAGTTGATCTCCTTATGGTTGTGTCTAAAGTTGCTAAAAATCGCCTTAAAAATGTCTAGATACTTTTGTCTATGATGGCGCAAGGGATGGAGAGGGTGCTTGGCTAGGGATGGTGCCTTCTTTTTGTAAGTAAGGACGCGATATGTCTTGGAACGGAAAGAAGCGCCATATTGCCACTGGTTTCGTCGCCGGATCGGCCTTGGCTGGGGGGTGGTACGCCGCGACCTCGGCGCTGCTGTCGGGCACACCGGCGCAAACCGTTCCGGTTATCGGGGCCATCGCCATTGCCAGTCTGGTACCGCTGATCGCCGCGAACGTGCGGGCCACGCCGGCGCGTGCAACGGTTGACGACAGCGTTGCCCAACAGCTGCGCGTGCTGAAGATGCACACGATGGTAAACGTGGTCGACACCGATAACCTGCTGGTCGAGGTGAACGATCTGTTGCTAGAGGCAACCGGCTATACCCGCCAAGAGCTGATCGGCAAACCGGTCGCGATGCTGTATTCCAAGGACAATAGAACCACCGCCACTGAAATCCGCGATCTGCTGCGGCAGGGCAAAAGCTGGCAGGGTGAAACGACGCTGCGCAATCGTGACGGGTCAAACTGCGTGACACAGACGACAGTGACCCCGTTGCTGGATGCGAATGGCCGCTGGATCGGGTCGATCTCGGCGCGGACGGACATCACCTCTACCACCAAGCTGATCGCGCGGCGTGACACGGCGATGACCTTGCACGAGCTGCGCGACGACATCTGGATCGTGTCCGAAGACAACCTTGAGTTGCGTTATATGAACCTTGCCGCCAAGGCGCGGTTCGGCTGGTCGACGCGGCCCAAGAACGGGCAAACGGTGCGCGATATGGCGGCCGAGCGCGGCTGCGAGGATGTGCTCGATGCCTGTCTGCGGATGATGGATATCGGCGACACCTATATGACGTTCAGCGCAACGATATCGGGCACGAACTTTGAAGGGTCGATCAAATGGCTCAACAAGGGGACAGTCGACGGGCGTCTGCTGATCATGCTGCACGACATCACCGAACGGCTTGAACAAGAGCAACTTCAGGCGGATTTTATCTCTATGGTCAGCCACGAACTTCGGTCGCCCTTGACCTCGATCAAAGGGTCGATGGGGCTGCTGTTGTCGAAAGCCGCGGGGCAGCTGCCGCCCAAGGCCGAGGGCCTGCTGGAGATCGCGCATCGCAATGCCGATCGTCTGGTCCTGATCATCAACGATATTCTGGACATGGAGAAGATCTCCTCCGGGCGTCTGGATTTCGAACTGGAAACCGCCGACCTGTCAGAACTGGTGGCCGAATCCCTGCGCGCCAATGCGACCGCCCATCAGCGGTTCGGCTTGCAGATCAAATGCCACGGGGTGGATACGCCGACCTATATCGAGACCGACGCCAACCGTATCATTCAAGTTTTAACCAACTTGATGTCGAATGCTGCGAAGTTTTCCAAGCCGGGCGGCACGGTGGAGATCTCCGTCGAAAAAACGCCCGAAAACGTATGTGTGTCTGTACGCGATGAGGGTATGGGCATTGCGCCCGAAGACCAGCATAAGATCTTTCAGCGGTTTGCAGATATGGCGAATTCCGACCGGGCGACCAAAGGCGGTACCGGTTTGGGGCTGAGCATCTGTAAAGCAATTGTTGAAGGTTTGGGTGGTACGATCGATTTTGTCAGTAAAGAAGGGCGGGGGACAACTTTCACCTTCACTTTACCTGTCAAAACGCGCCATTCTGGGCCAGAGAATGATTTTGAAAGACTAGAGAACGTTGGATAAGAGTCCCGTATGATTAAATTGCTTCACGTAGAAGACGACGCCGATATTCGCGAAATCGCCAAAATGTCACTCGAACTGTCGGGTGATTTCGTGGTTGAGCAATGCGATTGCGGCGAACAGGCGCTTGAAAAGACGCTGGACTATATCCCCGACGTGTTTTTGCTGGATATGATGATGCCCGGCATGACCGGTCGTCAAACGCTTGAGAAACTGCGCGAGAATCCGGATTTCGCAAATGTGCCCGCGATCTTCATGACCGCCCGTGCCCAGCCGAACGAGCTGGAAGAACTGCGCGGCATCGGCGCGACAGAGGTGATCAGCAAACCCTTTGATCCCATGTCGCTCGCCGACCAGATCAAGGCAGCCATCGCCTGAATAGGGCCAGACGTTAGATGAAGAAACCGCGGCGGAAATGCTGCGGTTTCTTTTTGCTTTGTGGGTGTCGTTGTTCGTCAGGTTGATACGGGTGAAACGTTTGTTCGGAAATTTGAGGTGCCGAAAAAACGTTATGTTAAATAACATCACGGCCTAAACCCAGCCGGTGAAGCCACCTGAATACCGTTTCAGAGTCAGCTGCGGGGGTCGCGATTTTTCCGGCAAGCATCACGGACATTCTTGACGCAATCCCTACGCCAGACACTGCACGAAGAAATCCGACAGCGGTCTGTGTTGACTTTGATCCGGCTTGAAAACGCGGTACGGATTGATATGGCGCAGCGTACCCTTATCGAGATTCTTTTGCCTGAGTTGAGGGCCTATGCCACGGCCATCTGTCAGTCGCGCGACGCGGCAGAGGATCTGGTGCAGGACGCGGTGGAGCGGGGGTTGCGGTCTGATCGCAGACCCGAACTGCTGGAGGAATTGCGCCCGTGGATGTTCCGCGTCATTCGCAACCTGCATTATGACGAGCTGAGAAAAAGGCGCGTGCGCCGTGAATATTCGGCGGAGGAGAAACGTCTATCTGATGAAGCAGGCGGACCGGATACCGCGCGGGATGTATTGATCCGGCTGGCGTTCGAGAAGCTGCCGCCCGAAACCCGCGAGGTGCTATGCCTTGTGGACATTATGGGCCTGAAATACGCCGAGGCGGCGAAAGTGATGGATGTGCCAAACGGCACAGTGATGAGCCGGATCAGCCGCGCGCGTCGGGCGTTACTGGACGTGGTCGATGGGGCCGGAACGGCAAAACAGGAAGTGACGCGGAAGACATGAGCGAGCTGAACGACAAAGACTGGGAACAGGTCAACGCCTACCATGATGGCGCGCTGAACGCGTCGGAAATGCGTGCCTTAGAGACGCGGTTGGCAGCCGAACCCGCGCTGGCTGCGGCGCTTGAGGATGTGCGGCGCGTTTCGCGCGGTTTGGCGTTGATGCGTCCGGTGCTGGACGATCCAGACGCTACGCCGCAAACGAGGGTTGCAAACAGCAACCGGCACCCGCGACGTTGGCTTTGGGGCGGCGCTGTCGCCGCAGCGGTGGCTTTGGCGATGGTTTTCGGGTCTGACTTCGTCGCCAGCCCCACGGCTTTCGACATTCACACCGAACTGGCAGCACAGACCTATGATCTAGGCTCTGGCGATCTGCGCCCCGTGGCGGGGGGTGGTTTGGCGGGTGTGCCGGATCTTGAGGGCGCGAACCTGACAGCCGTCGCGTCTCGCGTGGCAAAGCAGGGCGATATCATGCATTATGCGGGCCAGAATGGATGTCGCCTGACCTACCTGCGCGGCGGGTTTGCCCTGCCAGAGGGTAAAAGCACGTCAGAACAGCAGATCGCGAGCTGGGGCTCCCAGGACCAACAGCGCCATATTATCGTCGCGACGGGGATGGACCGCACCCGGTTCGATGCCATTGCCCGCTATCTTAGGCTTGAAACGCGCGAACGCGCCTCTGAAAGCGTGATGGCAGCACTTTCAAAGACGGTTCGTTCGGCGCGGCCTTGCGTCGGTTAGGTCAGTCGGCGTCTGACATACTGGCGAGATAGGCGATCACATCGGCTTGATCTTCCGGCTTGCGCAGCCCGGCAAAGCTCATCTTGGTGCCGGGCACGGCCTTGCGGGGGTTGGCAAGGAAAGCCGCCAGCCGGTCGGGTGTCCAGTCGCCAGCATGGTCGGCCAGCGCGCCGGAATAGCGGAACCCGTCTACCGCCGCGACAGAGGCACCGACGATCCCGTACAGATTTGGCCCGACGCGGCTTGGGCCATCTTCTTCGACCGTGTGACAGGCTTTGCACTTCCTGAATACTTTCTCGCCCGCGGCGGGGTCGCCTTGTGCCAGAAACTCGGCGCCGGGGGTTTCCGGCTCTGCTGCGGCGGCGTCCTCGGTCGGCGCGTTGGCGTCGCTGTTGGCCGCGGGGTCTGATCCGCCCGCGACGGTCGCCACATAGGTCGATAGCGTTTCGATCTCTGCGTCGGTCAGCGTTTCGGCAAAGCCGGGCATAATGCCGATCCCGCTTGTCACGGCGGCGCGGACCTGTTCGACGGTGGGCTTGAAGTCGTCAAGGTTTGGGCCGATCTCGCCTTCGGCGCCTGCGTCTTTCAAGCTGTGACAAAGGGCACATTGCGGCTGCGCTGTCTCGTTGAAAAGGGCGCGCCCTGCGTCAAGAGAGGCGTCGGCTGCTGCTGCGCTGCCGATCAGCGCAAGGAAAAGGGCACCGCCAAGGCGCGGCGTCAGGGATGGGGTCATTTCAATGTCTCCGGGTAAGGGTCGGACCGACGGCCAAGGCCGCCGGTCTATGGTATCAGCTGACAGTCACGTCGACGGCATGTGCCCGCCATCCGTTGTTGCCATAACCGCGTTCGTTTGGCGGAAAGTTCTCTGGCTGGGCGTCGCCTGCGGCATTGGTTGCCCGGCTGGCCAGCATATGGGTGCCTTCCGTCAGATCGGTGATCAGCACAAAGGGCCGCCACGCGTAGGGGCCAAGGTCAGGGCCCAGAAACTGCGCATCGGCCCAATTCTGCCCGCCGTCTGTGGACACTTCGACTTTCTCAAGCCCGCTGACACCGCCCATGGCGACGCCGTGGATCTGCACCTTGCCCGTCGCGGCATCCACCAGCGGCCCGGTGATCCATGATTTCACCGACATCTCGTACATGGAGGGTTGCGAGGGATCACCTTTTTCGCCGACAGGGCGGACGCGGTAGCCGGTCTGCTGGATCTTATTGGGCGATTCCTCGACCGTCAGGGCCAACCGTTTGAGATACTTGATATTGTTGACCCCGTAGTAGCCCGGGATAATCAGCCGCAGGGGGCCACCGTGCGCCAGCGGCACGGGTTCGCCGTTCATCTCCCACGCGAGGATCGCGCGATCCATCGCAGCCTTGGGGACAGAGCGTTCAACCTGGATCGATTCAGGCGGCAGCCCTTGGGGAATGTCCTCTCCGCCCGTGCCGGTCAGATACACGGCATCCGCATCGGCGCCGCCCATTGCGTCAATAACGGCGCGCACGGGAACGCCTGTCCACACCACATTGCCCGCCGCCCCGACGGACCACTGCGACCCGCTCGTCTCGTGATCGAAGAAAGCGCGCCCGTTGCCCGAGCATTGCAGCACGCAGACCACCGTTTCGACGCCAAGCGTTTTCAACGCACCGACGGTCATCTTGCCGGGGTTTGCAACACCGTCGATCTCGACCTCCCAGGCATCGCGGTCGGCAACGATCTTGTCCGAGGGGGCGGGCAAGTTGTTGCGGATGTAAAGTTCGGTCGTGGGGGTGATCAGCTCTGACCCCTGTGCGGCGCGTTTCGTCTCGAGCGTCTGCTTGGAATGGACGATCATGTCCTCGGCGTCTTTCCAGGCGACGTAATCCGGCAACGGCTCTCCGCCTGATTGTGCCAAAGCCGGTGCCCCGACCGCGACGGCTGCCATCGTGCCGGCCGATCCGATCAAAAAGTGCCGACGCTTAACGTTTTCAATGACTTTCATGTCTTCCTCCCGTGGTTCCGGGCCTTTGCTCTGCATGGTGGGCAAAGGCTCTATGACCAAGTGACGTCCGGGGGGTGCGGTTTATTCCCGCGTGACAAAATAACTTTCGATAAAGTTTGGGGGCGCCCGCTGGATCGGTGCCCGTTCGCGCAGGCCCGCTGTATCCAGCGGTTTGGCAGAACTCGGGTCTGTCGCCTAGCGGGAGGCCTTGTGTTGTACTGGGGGGGCTCCTCTTGGCTGTCTTGCGATGTGTAGGATCAGGTCGGGTTCAGGCGTTCCCGCGGACAGGTTTGTCGTTGTTGATTGTGAATATCATCCCGTCGAGAAGTTCATCCAGATCGGGGCGCGCCGCCGGACCGTTAGAGATGGCTATGATCTGCGTCGTGCCGTCGGGGCGCAGGCAGAAAATACCGGGCTCTGCAAAGCGACGGTCGGTTTCCTGCGAAGACAGCGGGTCGCTGACGTAAAGCCCCATGGCGCGCATGTCACTCTCTTGCAGGTCGTAGCCGATATCGAAGGTCCACCCGAAGCGCGCGACATCATCGCTGACTTTCTCGAGCGGGTCGCCCGAGACGCATTTCACCGCAAAACCCGCGTCTTCCCACTTTGCATAGTTGTGTTCCAGCTTGCCCAGGTAGGTCTTGCAGCGTCCGCAATGCTTGCCACGGTATACGATGAGCAGGGTCCAGCCGTCGGTCGCGCCGCCCACCGTCATGGTGCCGCCGCCGAATTTAGGCACCTCGAACACGGGGAAGGCGGCGCCCGCCTGCAGTTTGGTTGTCTGGTTGGAATGCGAATTTGTCATGAATCTATCTCTTCCTATGTGTTGGCCCGCCCGTGCAGCAGGGGCGAAATTTCCGTCGCCTTAGTCGTCTCTTTGCAGACCTTAAGCCCTTTTAGATTCTAAATTTTGTGTCGGTGCAGTGAAGATCAAAACGACGGGGTCAGGCGCGTCCCCATTAAAACTCGAAAAATAGTACTTGTAAATATTTGTAAGTCATGTGATCACTTTTGCAATAATTTGTCTTTGGGAGGAAACAAATATGAAACTGAATAAAATCATCACCCGTGGTGCCTTTGCGATTGCCGCGGCATCGACGCTGGCTGTCATGCCCGTGACGGCGCAGGCAAAGGACTGGCGCGGCTGGAATATCCACGTCGAGGATTACCCTGTATCGCACGGTATGGAAGCCTTCATGGAAGAGGTCACCGAAAAGACAGGGGGCGAGATCAAGGGCAAGGTGTTCCACGCTGGCGTTCTGGGCTCGCAGCCCGATGCGATTGAACAGCTGCGTCTCGGGATCATGGATTTTGGCGTCTTCAGCCTTGGGCCGATGGGGCAGGCCGTGCCTGCGACCAACGTCGTGTCCTTGCCCTTCGTGTTCAAAAGCGTGCCACAGATGTATGAGCTGATGGACGGCGAACCCGGTGCCGCACTTGGGGAAGCGCTAGAGGAAAAGGGGATCGTCGCCCTTGGCTATTATGACGCCGGCGCGCGGTCTTTCTATAATTCGGTCAAGCCGATCAATACGCCCGAAGACGTGCAAGGCATGAAAGTGCGCGTGATGAACAACGACCTGTTCGTCGGCATGATCGAATCGATGGGCGGCAACGCCACCCCGATGGCCTTTGCGGAAGTCTACCAGTCGATCAAGACCGGCGTTGTGGACGGGGCAGAGAACAACCCGCCGTCTTATGAATCCACCAGCCACTTCGAGGTCGCGAAATACTATTCGTTGACCCAGCACCTGATCATTCCCGAATGCCTGTGCATGAGCAAAAAGACCTTTGACGGTCTGACACCAGAACAGCAGGAAATCGTGAAAACCGCCGGTAAAAACTCCACCGATCTGCAGCGCAACCTCTGGGGCGAACGCGAGGCGGCGTCGATGAAGATCATCATGGACGGTGGCGTCGAAGTGAACGAGATCGCCGACAAATCGGCGTTCCAGGAAGCGATGGTGCCCGTCTACGAAAAGTATCTGGCGGCCAATCCAGAGATGACGGATCTCGTCAATCTGTTCCGCAACGCTGACTGATCAGCGCGGCTGGACAATCGTGCGCCCTGTTGCAACGGGGCGCACCCCTTCTCTCACAAAGGAATAGGGCCGTGGAACACGCACCCCTCTGGATGAAGCATACCGAGCGTGCGCTCGACGGGCTGAGTTTTCTTTGCATGCTCGCGGCCTCTATCGCCATCGTCGTGCTGATCGCGACCTTTGGCTGGCTGGTGTTCGGGCGCTATGTTTTGAACGTCACACCGACATGGGTCGAACAGCTGGCGCTTTTGCTGATCTGCTATGTGACCTATCTGGGCGCGGCGGTCGGGATCCATGAGAACACGCATCTCGGGGTGACGCTATTCCGCGACATGATGGGCTGGCGGGTCAGTAATTTCCTGAAGCTCGTCATCGATATCGTCCTCGCCGGTTTTGGCCTGATCATGCTGATCGCAAGCATTGAACTGGTCAAATTCGGGTGGAGCACAATGCTCCCCATGCTCAACGTCCCTGAAAGCTTCCGGTCCTTGTCGGCTGCGATGTGCGGCGGGCTTGTCTTTCTATTTGCCGGCCTGCGCGCGGTGTTTCGGATCGCCTGCCTTCTGCGCGGTATCCCCTATCATGAAAAAGGTTTGTTTTAATCATGGGTCTGACAATCCTTCTTGGCATTTTCGGCGTCTCCGTCGTGATCGGTATCCCCGTCGCCTTTGCAATGGGTATCGCAGCCCTGACCGCATTCTGGTACGAAGGTTTTCCGCTGCTGATCACCTTTCAACGGTCGGTTTCCGGCATCTCTGTCTTCTCGCTGCTGGCGATCCCGTTCTTCGTTTTCGCAGGCGAGCTGATGCTGCACGGCGGTATCGCCATGCGTCTGGTTAAGTTCGCCTCGGCCCTTGTGGGTCACGTGCGCGGCGGTCTGGCATCGGTGAACATCTTTTCCAGCATGTTGTTCGGCGGGATTTCGGGATCGGCTGTGGCTGATATCTCGGCGCTCGGGTCTATTCTGATCCCTGTCATGAAGGAACGGGGCTATCATTCTGATTATGCGGTGAACGTGACCGTTACATCATCGATTGCAGGCATCGTTATTCCGCCCAGCCACAATATGATTATCTTTGCGGTGGCCGCAGGCGGGGGGATCTCGATCTCGAAGCTGTTCCTCGCGGGGGTCGTGCCCGGCATGCTGATGTGTCTGTGCCTTGCGGTGGCGGCCTATGTCATTGCGATCAAACGCAACTATCCGGCGGAGCCCTTCCCCGGCTGGCGTGCGGTCGGCGTTGCATCGCTGCATGCGCTGCCGGGTCTGGTGACGGCTGTGATCATCGTGGGCGGGGTGCTGTCGGGTATTTTCACCGTGACTGAATCCGGTGCCTTCGGCGCGATCTATGCGCTGCTGCTGACCTATTTCGTCTATCGCAGCCTTGACTGGAACGGGTTCAAAACCGCCGTCGTCTCTGCCGTGCGCACAACTGCGATGGTCATGGTGTTGATCGGTTTCGCCAGTTCATTCGCCTATCTTCTGGCGCTGTATCAGGTGCCCGAAAAGCTGAGCAGCTTCATGCTTGGCATCTCGGAAGAAAAGATCGCCGTTCTGCTGATGATCAACATCATGCTGCTGGTGCTGGGGATGATCATGGATATGGCCGCGCTGATCCTGATCTGCACCCCGATCTTCCTGCCCATTGTACGCGATCTTGGCATGGACCCCACCCAGTTCGGGATCATGCTGCTGGTCAACCTCGGGCTTGGTCTGTGCACGCCCCCCGTTGGCACCTGCCTGTTCGTCGGCTGTGCCGTTGGCAGGGTCAAGATCGAGGAAACGCTCAGGACCATATGGCCCTTCTACCTGGCCATTCTGATGGCGCTCTTGCTGGTCACATATGTCCCCGCCGTGTCGCTGTTCCTACCTTCATTGCTTGAATGAGCCGACCTTTTCCACGCCTTTCA is a window of Sulfitobacter pontiacus DNA encoding:
- a CDS encoding ATP-binding protein; protein product: MSWNGKKRHIATGFVAGSALAGGWYAATSALLSGTPAQTVPVIGAIAIASLVPLIAANVRATPARATVDDSVAQQLRVLKMHTMVNVVDTDNLLVEVNDLLLEATGYTRQELIGKPVAMLYSKDNRTTATEIRDLLRQGKSWQGETTLRNRDGSNCVTQTTVTPLLDANGRWIGSISARTDITSTTKLIARRDTAMTLHELRDDIWIVSEDNLELRYMNLAAKARFGWSTRPKNGQTVRDMAAERGCEDVLDACLRMMDIGDTYMTFSATISGTNFEGSIKWLNKGTVDGRLLIMLHDITERLEQEQLQADFISMVSHELRSPLTSIKGSMGLLLSKAAGQLPPKAEGLLEIAHRNADRLVLIINDILDMEKISSGRLDFELETADLSELVAESLRANATAHQRFGLQIKCHGVDTPTYIETDANRIIQVLTNLMSNAAKFSKPGGTVEISVEKTPENVCVSVRDEGMGIAPEDQHKIFQRFADMANSDRATKGGTGLGLSICKAIVEGLGGTIDFVSKEGRGTTFTFTLPVKTRHSGPENDFERLENVG
- a CDS encoding response regulator: MIKLLHVEDDADIREIAKMSLELSGDFVVEQCDCGEQALEKTLDYIPDVFLLDMMMPGMTGRQTLEKLRENPDFANVPAIFMTARAQPNELEELRGIGATEVISKPFDPMSLADQIKAAIA
- a CDS encoding RNA polymerase sigma factor; translated protein: MAQRTLIEILLPELRAYATAICQSRDAAEDLVQDAVERGLRSDRRPELLEELRPWMFRVIRNLHYDELRKRRVRREYSAEEKRLSDEAGGPDTARDVLIRLAFEKLPPETREVLCLVDIMGLKYAEAAKVMDVPNGTVMSRISRARRALLDVVDGAGTAKQEVTRKT
- a CDS encoding c-type cytochrome, producing the protein MTPSLTPRLGGALFLALIGSAAAADASLDAGRALFNETAQPQCALCHSLKDAGAEGEIGPNLDDFKPTVEQVRAAVTSGIGIMPGFAETLTDAEIETLSTYVATVAGGSDPAANSDANAPTEDAAAAEPETPGAEFLAQGDPAAGEKVFRKCKACHTVEEDGPSRVGPNLYGIVGASVAAVDGFRYSGALADHAGDWTPDRLAAFLANPRKAVPGTKMSFAGLRKPEDQADVIAYLASMSDAD
- a CDS encoding sulfite oxidase, whose translation is MKVIENVKRRHFLIGSAGTMAAVAVGAPALAQSGGEPLPDYVAWKDAEDMIVHSKQTLETKRAAQGSELITPTTELYIRNNLPAPSDKIVADRDAWEVEIDGVANPGKMTVGALKTLGVETVVCVLQCSGNGRAFFDHETSGSQWSVGAAGNVVWTGVPVRAVIDAMGGADADAVYLTGTGGEDIPQGLPPESIQVERSVPKAAMDRAILAWEMNGEPVPLAHGGPLRLIIPGYYGVNNIKYLKRLALTVEESPNKIQQTGYRVRPVGEKGDPSQPSMYEMSVKSWITGPLVDAATGKVQIHGVAMGGVSGLEKVEVSTDGGQNWADAQFLGPDLGPYAWRPFVLITDLTEGTHMLASRATNAAGDAQPENFPPNERGYGNNGWRAHAVDVTVS
- a CDS encoding peroxiredoxin, with the translated sequence MTNSHSNQTTKLQAGAAFPVFEVPKFGGGTMTVGGATDGWTLLIVYRGKHCGRCKTYLGKLEHNYAKWEDAGFAVKCVSGDPLEKVSDDVARFGWTFDIGYDLQESDMRAMGLYVSDPLSSQETDRRFAEPGIFCLRPDGTTQIIAISNGPAARPDLDELLDGMIFTINNDKPVRGNA
- a CDS encoding TRAP transporter substrate-binding protein, with protein sequence MKLNKIITRGAFAIAAASTLAVMPVTAQAKDWRGWNIHVEDYPVSHGMEAFMEEVTEKTGGEIKGKVFHAGVLGSQPDAIEQLRLGIMDFGVFSLGPMGQAVPATNVVSLPFVFKSVPQMYELMDGEPGAALGEALEEKGIVALGYYDAGARSFYNSVKPINTPEDVQGMKVRVMNNDLFVGMIESMGGNATPMAFAEVYQSIKTGVVDGAENNPPSYESTSHFEVAKYYSLTQHLIIPECLCMSKKTFDGLTPEQQEIVKTAGKNSTDLQRNLWGEREAASMKIIMDGGVEVNEIADKSAFQEAMVPVYEKYLAANPEMTDLVNLFRNAD
- a CDS encoding TRAP transporter small permease translates to MEHAPLWMKHTERALDGLSFLCMLAASIAIVVLIATFGWLVFGRYVLNVTPTWVEQLALLLICYVTYLGAAVGIHENTHLGVTLFRDMMGWRVSNFLKLVIDIVLAGFGLIMLIASIELVKFGWSTMLPMLNVPESFRSLSAAMCGGLVFLFAGLRAVFRIACLLRGIPYHEKGLF
- a CDS encoding TRAP transporter large permease; the protein is MGLTILLGIFGVSVVIGIPVAFAMGIAALTAFWYEGFPLLITFQRSVSGISVFSLLAIPFFVFAGELMLHGGIAMRLVKFASALVGHVRGGLASVNIFSSMLFGGISGSAVADISALGSILIPVMKERGYHSDYAVNVTVTSSIAGIVIPPSHNMIIFAVAAGGGISISKLFLAGVVPGMLMCLCLAVAAYVIAIKRNYPAEPFPGWRAVGVASLHALPGLVTAVIIVGGVLSGIFTVTESGAFGAIYALLLTYFVYRSLDWNGFKTAVVSAVRTTAMVMVLIGFASSFAYLLALYQVPEKLSSFMLGISEEKIAVLLMINIMLLVLGMIMDMAALILICTPIFLPIVRDLGMDPTQFGIMLLVNLGLGLCTPPVGTCLFVGCAVGRVKIEETLRTIWPFYLAILMALLLVTYVPAVSLFLPSLLE